From the genome of Verrucomicrobiia bacterium, one region includes:
- a CDS encoding UPF0236 family protein: protein MEVQETQWRLGRRGRLLRPFCQRARVNPRGRSRRLQRALVDFGAEESFARAAQRVREHYGLDVTATAVRQHTLAHGARISALAVTPPKRAVRTLVTQLDGSLIPIMVPPTHSEDRRCGKQLIWREARLCLARPKDSATPCYGATLGSVTLAGAMWRATAQAAGLGARTHVHGVGDGAAWILTQFQEQFGAQGDYLLDFYHVSEYLAAAATVIHPKNPERWRRRQQSRLLENKVSAVLRALTAHLEPEGVPTAPVRAAYRYLSERRAHLDYAGARTAGLEIGSGEIESGHRHVIQQRLKLAGSWWKETNAEAMLGLRVARANQLWSRYWSTPKLGLN, encoded by the coding sequence GTGGAAGTCCAGGAGACGCAATGGCGGCTGGGCCGGCGCGGCCGGTTGTTGCGCCCCTTCTGCCAACGGGCCAGGGTGAATCCGCGCGGCCGTTCGCGGCGGTTGCAACGGGCGCTGGTGGATTTCGGGGCCGAGGAAAGTTTTGCCCGCGCCGCTCAACGCGTGCGGGAACACTACGGGCTGGACGTGACGGCCACAGCGGTGCGCCAGCACACCTTGGCGCACGGGGCGCGGATCAGCGCCTTGGCCGTCACGCCGCCCAAACGCGCGGTCCGCACGCTGGTCACGCAACTGGACGGCAGTCTGATTCCCATCATGGTGCCGCCCACCCACAGCGAAGATCGTCGCTGCGGCAAACAACTCATCTGGCGCGAAGCGCGTTTGTGTCTGGCTCGGCCCAAAGACTCGGCCACGCCCTGCTACGGCGCCACCTTGGGCAGCGTGACGCTGGCTGGCGCGATGTGGCGGGCCACGGCCCAAGCCGCCGGGCTGGGCGCACGCACGCACGTCCATGGGGTGGGCGACGGGGCGGCCTGGATTCTCACCCAGTTCCAGGAACAGTTCGGCGCGCAAGGTGATTACTTGTTGGACTTCTACCACGTGAGCGAATACCTCGCGGCGGCCGCGACGGTGATTCACCCCAAAAATCCCGAACGCTGGCGCCGCCGCCAACAAAGCCGGTTGCTGGAAAACAAGGTGTCGGCCGTGCTGCGGGCGTTGACTGCGCACCTCGAACCCGAAGGCGTGCCGACCGCGCCCGTGCGGGCGGCGTACCGCTACTTGAGCGAACGGCGGGCGCATCTGGACTATGCGGGCGCACGGACGGCGGGACTGGAGATCGGCTCCGGCGAGATTGAAAGCGGCCATCGGCATGTGATTCAACAACGGCTCAAACTGGCGGGCAGTTGGTGGAAGGAAACCAACGCCGAAGCCATGCTAGGCCTACGCGTGGCCCGCGCCAACCAACTCTGGTCGCGCTACTGGTCCACGCCAAAACTCGGCCTCAATTGA
- the gmd gene encoding GDP-mannose 4,6-dehydratase, translating into MAKRALITGITGQDGSYLAELLLSKGYEVHGIIRRASTFNTGRLEPIYQDPHASGKRLFLHYGDLADASALSRLMIKVQPDEVYNLAAQSHVRVSFDAPEYTTDITATGAIRLLEAIREAGVKPRYYQASSSEMYGRVQEVPQKETTPFYPRSPYGCAKVYAFWITVNYRESYGLHASNGILFNHESPRRGETFVTRKITRAVAHIKAGLQDKLYLGNLDAKRDWGYAREYVEAMWLMLQQETPDDYVIATGETHSVREFLEVAFDHVQLDWKKYVEIDPRYYRPAEVDLLIGDPGKARQKLGWEPKTKFVDLTKLMVDADIELLRRHQKGEIRVAG; encoded by the coding sequence ATGGCGAAACGCGCACTTATCACGGGTATCACCGGACAGGACGGTTCCTATCTGGCGGAATTGTTGTTGTCCAAAGGTTACGAAGTTCACGGCATTATCCGTCGCGCCAGTACTTTCAACACCGGCCGGCTCGAACCCATTTATCAGGACCCCCACGCCAGCGGCAAACGGCTGTTCCTGCATTACGGCGATCTGGCCGACGCCAGTGCGCTGTCGCGTTTGATGATCAAAGTTCAACCGGATGAAGTGTACAACCTCGCCGCGCAAAGCCATGTGCGCGTGAGCTTCGACGCGCCGGAATACACCACTGACATCACGGCGACCGGCGCGATCCGGTTGTTGGAGGCGATTCGCGAGGCGGGGGTGAAACCCCGTTACTATCAGGCGTCTTCTTCAGAAATGTACGGGCGTGTGCAGGAAGTGCCGCAAAAGGAAACCACGCCGTTTTATCCGCGCAGTCCGTATGGTTGCGCCAAGGTGTACGCGTTTTGGATCACGGTGAATTACCGTGAATCCTACGGCCTGCACGCCAGCAACGGCATTCTGTTCAACCACGAATCACCCCGACGCGGCGAGACGTTTGTCACCCGCAAAATCACGCGCGCCGTGGCGCATATCAAAGCGGGTTTACAGGACAAATTATACCTCGGCAATTTGGACGCCAAACGCGACTGGGGTTACGCCCGGGAATACGTCGAGGCGATGTGGCTGATGTTGCAACAGGAGACGCCGGATGATTACGTCATCGCGACGGGAGAAACCCATTCCGTCCGGGAATTTCTGGAAGTGGCCTTTGACCACGTCCAACTGGACTGGAAAAAGTACGTGGAAATTGATCCGCGCTATTATCGTCCGGCGGAAGTGGATTTGCTGATCGGCGACCCGGGCAAGGCCCGGCAGAAACTGGGTTGGGAGCCGAAGACGAAATTCGTGGATTTGACCAAGCTGATGGTGGACGCGGACATCGAGTTGCTACGCCGCCATCAGAAGGGCGAAATTCGCGTGGCGGGGTAG